The following are from one region of the Gossypium hirsutum isolate 1008001.06 chromosome D03, Gossypium_hirsutum_v2.1, whole genome shotgun sequence genome:
- the LOC107929267 gene encoding putative disease resistance protein RGA3, with protein sequence MAESFAFEIAGKLLEKLGSAACERISLAWGVREEFEKLKLTLAAIRAVVLDAEQQQARSLELSLWLQRFKDACYDVDDLIDEFEIQALRRLVLKRGSSGRKVRHFFSGSNPWAFNFRMGYKIKKANEMLNKIAAEKAKFHLTEKHETNVIHRERETYSFVKTSSVIGRDEAKQHLVNFLMNPTDGEDIPVLPTVGIGGIGKTTLAQLVFNEESVKSHFELRIWVCVTEDFDIKQLMIKIIKSAIGMNCKDMNKEELHKVLQDCLNGKRFFMVLDDVWNEDKKIWSELKDLLCGGAQGSRIIITTRSRKVATITGTIPPYDLEHLSYDNCLSLFLKLAFKEGEEKQHDNLVRIGEGIVQKCKGVALAVKTLGSLLCSTRVQHDWELVRDSELWKLKQEENDILPALKLSYDHLPWYLKQCFAFCSVFPKDFEFNHLFLISLWMANGFLQSPNENEEPEDVGNRYIQELLSRSFFQQVEDGIFFSTLKMHDLVHDLALSVAQNEVNSCNHYSTGNVRHLWFDLSKQDASQLPNNLGCLQSLFLLDTEGKADNESLIPEVISRSKHLRVLGLAECNLEQLPSNISYLKQLRCLSLAYNGNIKRFPNSICNLQSLRTLDFSGCGGIEELPKDIRYLISLRELTVTTKQTRLQENGISCLTCLRRLIFSECENLEKLFEDIQNLTALRELYIYECHNLVSLPQGLKYLPTLESLSILNCEKLDLTMEELELEREEDGSLRKLFIGGVPKLESLPQWILLGSTKTLQCLAISNLENVLTLPTWIQHLTSLQSLEISICPKLSVLPEGMQHLTALKRLIIEGCPKLSKRCIEETGEDWPKIAHVPDFYCDETDDE encoded by the coding sequence ATGGCTGAATCCTTCGCATTCGAGATCGCCGGAAAACTATTGGAGAAACTAGGGAGTGCTGCCTGTGAAAGAATTAGCTTGGCATGGGGTGTTCGAGAGGAGTTTGAAAAGCTTAAGCTGACCCTAGCTGCTATCAGAGCTGTGGTCCTGGATGCTGAACAACAACAGGCTCGTAGCCTGGAGCTCAGTCTTTGGCTACAAAGGTTCAAAGATGCTTGCTACGACGTGGATGATTTGATAGACGAGTTCGAGATCCAAGCGTTGAGGAGGCTAGTCCTGAAACGGGGAAGCTCTGGAAGGAAGGTACGCCATTTCTTTTCTGGCTCTAATCCTTGGGCATTTAACTTTAGGATGGGCTATAAGATCAAAAAGGCTAACGAGATGTTGAATAAGATTGCAGCTGAAAAGGCCAAGTTTCATCTGACTGAAAAACATGAAACTAATGTCATACATCGTGAGAGGGAAACCTACTCCTTTGTTAAGACATCTAGTGTCATCGGTCGAGATGAAGCTAAACAACACCTAGTTAACTTCTTAATGAATCCAACTGATGGGGAAGATATCCCTGTCCTTCCCACAGTTGGGATCGGAGGTATTGGGAAAACTACCCTGGCCCAATTGGTGTTTAACGAGGAGAGTGTGAAGTCGCATTTTGAATTGAGAATCTGGGTGTGTGTTACAGAGGATTTTGACATCAAACAACTGatgataaaaatcattaaatctgCCATTGGTATGAACTGCAAGGACATGAATAAGGAGGAATTACATAAAGTTTTGCAAGATTGTTTGAATGGTAAAAGATTTTTTATGGTACTAGATGATGTCTGGAACGAGGACAAGAAGATATGGAGTGAACTGAAAGATTTGTTGTGTGGGGGAGCCCAAGGGAGTAGAATCATTATCACAACTCGTAGCCGCAAAGTGGCTACAATCACAGGCACAATCCCTCCATACGATTTAGAGCATCTTTCTTATGACAATTGTCTATCATTGTTTCTTAAGCTTGCCTTTAAAGAAGGTGAAGAGAAACAACATGACAATCTTGTAAGAATCGGGGAAGGAATTGTTCAAAAATGCAAAGGGGTTGCTTTGGCCGTGAAGACTTTAGGCAGCCTACTCTGTTCAACTAGGGTACAACATGATTGGGAACTTGTGAGAGATAGTGAACTATGGAAGTTGAAACAGGAGGAAAATGACATCTTGCCTGCTCTAAAACTAAGTTATGATCATTTGCCCTGGTATTTAAAGCAATGTTTTgctttttgttcagtttttccAAAAGATTTTGAATTCAATCATTTATTTTTGATCTCCCTTTGGATGGCAAATGGCTTTTTGCAATCACCAAACGAAAATGAAGAGCCAGAAGATGTTGGGAATCGGTATATACAAGAGTTACTATCAAGATCTTTCTTCCAACAAGTTGAAGATGGGATATTTTTTTCAACCTTGAAAATGCATGATTTAGTACATGATCTTGCATTATCAGTGGCGCAAAATGAGGTGAATTCATGTAACCATTATTCGACGGGGAATGTTCGACATTTATGGTTTGATCTATCGAAGCAGGATGCTTCCCAGTTGCCAAATAACTTGGGTTGTCTGCAATCACTTTTCTTATTAGATACAGAAGGCAAAGCTGATAACGAATCTCTTATTCCAGAAGTCATCTCAAGGTCTAAACATTTGAGGGTGTTAGGTTTGGCTGAGTGTAATTTAGAGCAATTGCCAAGCAACATAAGTTATTTAAAGCAGTTGAGATGTTTGAGCCTAGCCTACAATGGAAATATTAAAagatttccaaattccatttgcAATTTGCAGAGTTTGCGAACACTTGACTTTTCTGGATGCGGGGGAATTGAAGAGTTACCAAAAGACATAAGGTACCTGATTAGCCTTAGAGAATTGACGGTAACAACAAAACAGACGCGTTTGCAAGAGAATGGAATATCGTGCCTCACTTGTCTTCGAAGGTTGATCTTTTCTGAAtgtgaaaatttagaaaaattgtttGAAGACATTCAAAACCTAACAGCTCTCCGAGAATTGTACATATATGAATGCCACAACTTGGTTTCATTGCCACAAGGTTTAAAATACCTACCTACATTAGAAAGTTTGTCAAttttaaattgtgaaaagcttgATCTCACTATGGAGGAGTTGGAACTTGAGAGGGAAGAAGATGGTAGCCTTCGAAAATTGTTTATCGGAGGAGTGCCAAAGTTGGAGTCACTACCCCAATGGATTCTTCTAGGATCCACCAAAACATTGCAGTGCTTGGCCATCAGCAACTTGGAGAATGTCTTGACATTACCAACGTGGATTCAACATCTCACATCGCTTCAAAGTCTTGAAATTTCAATTTGCCCAAAGCTGTCGGTTCTGCCTGAAGGGATGCAACACCTCACTGCACTCAAAAGATTAATTATTGAAGGGTGTCCAAAATTAAGCAAAAGATGCATTGAAGAAACCGGTGAAGACTGGCCTAAGATTGCTCATGTCCCGGACTTCTATTGTGACGAAACAGATGACGAATAG